In Carassius gibelio isolate Cgi1373 ecotype wild population from Czech Republic chromosome B2, carGib1.2-hapl.c, whole genome shotgun sequence, a single genomic region encodes these proteins:
- the ankrd12 gene encoding ankyrin repeat domain-containing protein 12 isoform X2: MAKPGSDRDGAMVEKTAGKKSKEKISPFTKTPKLDRSEILGKDGKSKSSMKRKLSFTVSPPRNEERDSDTDKDGPEKKKVKKESGAKKSTPVNILFGYPLSERKQMALVMQMTARDNSPDTTPNHPSQSPAVQKKIASSSSSRQKDKVNKRNERGETSLHMAAIRGDVKQVKELIELGADVNVKDFAGWTPLHEACNLGYYDVAKVLIGAGAEVNTQGLDDDTPLHDASSSGHKDIVKLLLRHGGNAFQANKRGERPVDVADSQELEQLLKREIPLSEAEESSSESEDPPSVNPSSVDENMEYSDAEKDSDSKSTTVKASSSMSGLDEYEFKDEEEEEDLSKALNERHILRRELRQKEKEEKERNHYASKQGTKSGQSTPTCKSKKTKALRVYCSSDSSSDEAEEPTERRNSPTRLISVDGHKTDGRSKKESLTLTPVEQKEKGKQKKKTKSQSKNKENQEVREEGKENSKTLLFSSATVSDNSDKSVREEDSFKMSFSTKDDTSVHLFHLSVVKSPKLNHSQTDKQTTPLKQENAKTCVSIADGSCPGEGVKYNHYTESDFCTEGSSSKSCKHKEKSKHHHKELNLDGDDGSCSPFKDSSLSNSMDSSEAVFRKTDKDGKVVKKHKLKHKEKEKYRDYEAERNRHRQKEARKDGHRNMEFDREFWKENFFKSDENEELAGKCEMPAGGSPKSSDSSPVKEERGVSKDKHLSSSSTKDRRPKEEREKDKSIKKEKKEVPLKEERGKDGKGDEVDERSEGLGSGRILDSSLHSSGVKEEVDDKPITGNSTDQDQLESPEKYSREKNDKRTPTKDRESEKSDKKHTDKDKKVKSEHLADKTEPHNSTDRWKEKEKLMNISHSPSDKSHKEGDKLKAMSLLKKHEENKKNKDKLDKRAEREHSSGDHRVKDKTSCEKKGKAPEKTTDHGKSDHNKEKERDKDSDKRKKEKSKETTPSSSSYSNLKLLLEEKKGYVCENNKVVSSKSKEEAIKPPEKDRDRRERDRESERHRDRERDRHKEKDKDRSQLNRDGKISKPKPSEVDSKPKVAPNLKDTRPKEKRLVNDDLMKTSFERMLSLKDQEIEQWHRKHLEKIKQKERERLKQRPGIDPGKQKTKEKNKTSSSSSEICLTKELTRSKSSEVTDGHREKVLKDATSGRTLSLDVKAFGKNGQVVENNLSRSPRPESEKSGAMSSSISMISVASSEDSCQATTLTPRPTEYDSDMNMDTSDSQPPFLQSSLVVQSSRSPTVQDTSSLPEAALCNRAPLSSRHASPCLRAILDEEAKVPPAETTLTEESQIISTASQPSSEQAAVHQTEISSPPFQENLSSQSLTSALPESKSLTSNEGEGVTVQPSSHLLESSAKNLSCLTQANNVFQTHLQEQSSSCNTNSQVEHASVGLLDIPDAGMTEGSNKESSLDVTLQVAPFESSDTQNSLETSAPLNSSSQQWESGPISSSEQTLTADSSLRSEQREKPMVVSENKVEKSGENISKTDCTPGTSTGSCRSSSEETTKPLLKTISVQEDSEKGDASVQEESTSRFSSEPLVTVDAQPEKHEQGIHAASATTGSRCASPERIPEEPMEVSEDVSDKNRITETDLAKVLSSDEGATTQALSESKADIEASDQLAVEEKPMKSDLQDNVEQCQGGAAVQPDHQAEPSSGTTSGSSSPISVVERDSDSSGARAKVRLLEEEADIQATHPRKRKMLRVSPTAQVNLTAQQVKEKTQQSLAAIVDALKLEEIQPYQTERANPYYEYLHIRKKIEEKRKVLCSVIPQAPQYYDEYVTFNGSYLLDGNPLSKLCIPMITPPPSLPEPLKEMFKQQEVVRMKLRLQHSIEREKLIVSNEQEVLRVHYRAARTLANQTLPFSACTVLLDAEVYNMPQDIQGDDGKTSVRDRFNARQFMSWLQDVDDKFEKLKTCLLMRQQHEAAALNAVQRLEWQLKLQELDPATYKSTSIFEISEFYIPLVEVNDDFDLTPI, translated from the exons ATGGCCAAACCGGGATCGGACCGAGATGGAGCCATGGTGGAGAAGACAGCGGGGAAGAAG agTAAAGAGAAAATCTCTCCGTTCACCAAAACCCCGAAGCTGGATCGGAGTGAAATCCTGGGGAAAGACGGGAAGTCAAAGTCTTCCATGAAACGGAAGCTGTCCTTCACCGTCAGTCCGCCCCGCAACGAGGAGCGGGATTCGGACACGG ACAAAGATGGTCCGGAGAAGAAGAAAGTTAAGAAGGAGTCGGGGGCTAAGAAGTCAACCCCTGTGAACATTTTATTTGGCTACCCTTTATCAGAACGAAAGCAGATGGCACTTGTCATGCAGATGACGGCGAGAGACAACAGTCCAG ACACCACACCGAACCACCCCTCTCAATCTCCGGCGGTGCAGAAGAAGATCGCTAGCAGCTCGTCCTCACGTCAGAAGGACAAAGTGAACAAACGGAACGAGAGAGGAGAGACATCTCTGCATATGGCCGCCATCAGAGGAGATGTCAAGCAGGTGAAGGAACTCATTGAGCTCGGGGCGGATGTGAACGTCAAAGATTTTGCAG GTTGGACGCCTCTCCATGAAGCTTGTAATCTTGGTTACTATGATGTAGCCAAGGTTCTGATTGGTGCAGGAGCGGAAGTGAACACGCAGGGATTGGACGATGACACTCCGCTTCATGACGCCTCCAGCAGCGGACACAAAGAT ATTGTGAAGCTGCTCTTGCGTCATGGAGGCAATGCCTTCCAGGCCAACAAGAGAGGAGAGAGACCGGTTGATGTTGCTGACTCTCAGGAGCTTGAGCAGTTACTCAAGAGAGAGATCCCACTCTCTGAAGCAGAAGAGAGCTCTTCAG AATCAGAGGACCCACCTTCAGTGAATCCATCCAGTGTAGATGAGAACATGGAGTACTCTGATGCTGAAAAAGACTCTGACAGTAAATCGACCACAGTGAAAGCCTCGTCATCCATGTCAGGGCTGGATGAATACGAGTTtaaggatgaggaagaggaggaggacctCAGTAAGGCACTAAATGAGCGACACATCCTACGGCGAGAGCTACGGCAAaaggagaaggaggagaaggAAAGGAACCACTATGCTTCCAAACAAGGCACCAAAAGCGGCCAGTCGACGCCGACATGCAAGTCTAAAAAGACAAAGGCGTTGCGTGTTTACTGTAGTTCAGATAGTTCTAGTGATGAAGCGGAGGAGCCAACAGAAAGAAGAAACTCGCCCACCAGGTTGATCAGTGTTGATGGTCACAAAACGGATGGTAGATCGAAGAAAGAAAGCTTGACTCTCACGCCAGTGGAACAGAAAGAAAAAGGTAAACAGAAGAAAAAGACCAAGAGCCAAAGCAAAAACAAGGAGAACCAGGAGGTCCGAGAAGAAGGGAAGGAGAACAGCAAGACCCTTCTTTTTTCCTCTGCAACTGTGTCAGACAATTCTGATAAGAGCGTCAGGGAAGAGGACtcattcaaaatgtcattcagtaCAAAGGATGACACATCGGTCCACCTCTTTCACCTGTCTGTAGTCAAGTCCCCAAAGCTGAACCACAGCCAAACTGACAAGCAGACAACTCCACTGAAACAGGAAAACGCTAAGACTTGTGTTTCTATCGCAGATGGATCCTGTCCAGGGGAAGGCGTCAAATACAACCACTACACGGAGTCTGACTTCTGCACGGAAGGTTCTAGCAGTAAGAGCTGCAAGCACAAGGAGAAGAGCAAACATCACCACAAAGAGCTTAACTTGGATGGAGATGACGGCAGCTGCAGTCCTTTCAAAGACAGTAGTCTAAGCAACAGTATGGACAGTTCTGAGGCTGTCTTCAGGAAGACTGACAAAGATGGGAAAGTTGTAAAAAAGCACAAGCTGAAACATAAGGAGAAGGAAAAGTATAGGGACTATGAGGCCGAGAGGAATCGTCACCGGCAAAAAGAAGCACGCAAGGACGGACATAGGAACATGGAGTTTGATCGGGAGTTCTGGAAAGAGAACTTCTTCAAAAGTGATGAAAATGAAGAACTTGCAGGCAAATGTGAGATGCCTGCTGGGGGTTCTCCGAAATCCTCAGACTCATCGCCTGTTAAAGAGGAAAGAGGGGTGTCAAAAGACAAACATTTAAGCAGTAGCAGCACTAAGGACAGAAGGCCAAAAGAGGAGCGAGAAAAGGACAAGTccattaaaaaagagaaaaaagaggtGCCCCTGAAAGAGGAGCGGGGAAAGGATGGAAAAGGAGATGAAGTTGATGAACGTAGTGAGGGTCTTGGCTCTGGCCGAATTCTTGACAGCTCACTGCACAGTTCAGGAGTGAAAGAAGaagtagatgataaaccaatcaCTGGCAATTCAACTGACCAAGATCAACTGGAGTCTCCAGAGAAGTACTCTCGAGAGAAAAATGATAAGCGAACACCAACAAAGGATCGGGAGTCTGAAAAGTCTGATAAGAAACACACCGATAAAGATAAGAAAGTAAAATCTGAGCATTTAGCTGACAAGACTGAACCTCATAACTCTACAGATCGATGGAAAGAAAAGGAGAAATTAATGAATATTTCACATTCACCCAGTGATAAGAGCCATAAAGAGGGTGACAAGCTCAAAGCAATGTCTTTATTGAAAAAGCATGAAGAGAACAAGAAGAATAAAGACAAGCTTGACAAAAGAGCTGAGAGAGAGCACTCCTCTGGTGACCACAGAGTCAAAGATAAAACAAGTTGTGAAAAGAAAGGCAAAGCCCCCGAGAAAACAACTGATCATGGAAAATCTGACCACAATAAAGAAAAAGAACGGGACAAAGATTCTGACAAGaggaaaaaagagaaatcaaaagagACCACCCCCTCTTCCTCATCCTACTCCAATCTAAAATTGTTATTGGAAGAGAAGAAAGGCTACGTTTGTGAGAACAACAAAGTTGTTTCGTCTAAATCAAAAGAAGAGGCAATCAAGCCTCCAGAGAAAGACAGGGATAGAAGAGAGCGGGACAGAGAGTCTGAAAGGCATCGAGACCGTGAGCGGGACCGACACAAGGAAAAGGACAAAGATCGTTCCCAGCTGAACAGGGATGGCAAAATTAGCAAGCCCAAACCGAGTGAAGTGGACTCCAAACCTAAAGTTGCACCTAATCTAAAGGATACTCGTCCCAAAGAAAAGAGGTTGGTGAATGATGACCTCATGAAGACCAGCTTTGAACGCATGCTCAGTCTCAAGGACCAGGAAATTGAACAGTGGCACAGGAAGCACTTAGAGAAAATCAAGCAGAAGGAACGCGAGCGGCTAAAGCAGCGTCCAGGAATAGACCCTGGGAAACAGAAAactaaggaaaaaaataaaacctcctCTTCATCCAGTGAGATTTGTCTAACCAAGGAACTGACTCGGTCAAAGAGCTCAGAAGTGACAGATGGGCACCGCGAGAAGGTCTTGAAAGATGCCACCAGTGGAAGAACACTCTCGCTGGATGTGAAAGCCTTCGGGAAAAATGGACAAGTCGTAGAAAACAATCTCAGTCGATCTCCGAGACCAGAGAGTGAAAAATCTGGTGCAATGTCAAGTTCAATATCCATGATCTCTGTGGCAAGTTCAGAAGATTCCTGTCAAGCAACCACACTGACACCTAGACCAACTGAATATGATTCTGACATGAACATGGACACTTCAGATTCCCAGCCACCTTTCCTGCAGTCTTCCCTTGTTGTACAGTCCTCCAGATCACCTACTGTTCAAGATACCAGCAGTCTTCCCGAAGCGGCTCTCTGCAATCGAGCACCATTATCAAGTAGGCATGCGTCCCCATGCTTAAGGGCTATTCTGGATGAAGAAGCCAAGGTGCCACCAGCTGAAACTACACTGACAGAAGAGTCTCAGATAATCAGTACTGCATCACAACCAAGCAGTGAGCAAGCTGCGGTTCATCAAACCGAGATTAGCTCGCCACCTTTTCAGGAGAATCTGAGCAGTCAAAGTCTTACTAGTGCTCTTCCAGAAAGCAAAAGTCTAACTAGCAATGAAGGGGAAGGTGTCACAGTTCAGCCTTCATCACACTTGCTAGAGTCTAGTGCTAAAAACCTAAGTTGCCTCACACAGGCTAACAACGTGTTTCAGACCCATTTGCAAGAGCAGAGCAGTTCTTGCAACACTAATAGTCAAGTAGAGCATGCAAGTGTTGGCCTCCTTGACATCCCTGATGCTGGAATGACAGAGGGATCCAACAAGGAGTCATCACTAGATGTTACATTACAAGTTGCACCTTTTGAGTCTTCTGACACACAAAATTCATTGGAAACCAGTGCACCTTTGAATTCTAGTAGCCAGCAGTGGGAAAGTGGCCCCATTTCCAGTAGCGAACAGACATTGACTGCTGACTCTAGTTTGAGGTCAGAGCAAAGAGAGAAACCCATGGTTGTTTCTGAGAACAAAGTGGAAAAGAGTGGGGAGAACATCAGCAAAACAGATTGCACTCCAGGTACATCTACTGGTTCATGTAGATCGAGCTCTGAAGAAACTACTAAACCACTGCTGAAAACAATCAGTGTCCAAGAGGATTCAGAAAAGGGTGATGCAAGCGTGCAAGAGGAAAGTACTTCAAGGTTCTCCAGTGAGCCATTGGTTACAGTTGATGCTCAACCAGAGAAACACGAGCAAGGAATTCACGCAGCTTCAGCAACAACTGGGTCTCGCTGTGCCAGTCCAGAAAGGATCCCTGAGGAGCCCATGGAGGTCTCCGAAGATGTTTCAGACAAGAACCGAATCACAGAAACGGATTTGGCAAAAGTCTTATCCTCAGATGAAGGTGCAACAACCCAAGCGTTGTCTGAAAGCAAAGCTGACATTGAGGCATCAGACCAGCTTGCGGTTGAGGAGAAGCCAATGAAATCAGACCTTCAGGATAATGTAGAACAATGTCAAGGTGGTGCTGCTGTTCAACCTGATCATCAAGCAGAGCCTTCCAGTGGTACAACCTCAGGAAGTTCCTCCCCGATATCAGTTGTGGAGAGAGATTCCGACTCATCTGGGGCCAGAGCCAAAGTCCGCCTCCTTGAAGAAGAAGCTGACATTCAGGCGACCCATCCAAGGAAAAGAAAGATGCTTAGGGTTTCACCAACAGCCCAAGTGAACCTTACGGCTCAGCAGGTCAAAGAAAAGACGCAGCAGTCTTTAGCTGCAATTGTAGATGCACTTAAGCTTGAAGAGATCCAGCCTTACCAGACAGAGAGAGCAAACCCTTATTATGAATACTTACACATTCGCAAGAAGATCGAGGAAAAGAGGAAAGTACTATGTAGTGTCATTCCTCAAGCTCCTCAGTACTACGATGAGTATGTGACATTCAATGGGTCCTATCTGCTGGATGGGAACCCTCTCAGCAAGCTCTGCATCCCAATG ATAACGCCACCTCCCTCGCTGCCCGAACCACTGAAGGAGATGTTCAAACAGCAAGAGGTGGTGCGGATGAAGCTAAGACTGCAGCACAGCATCGAAAGG GAAAAGCTGATTGTATCCAATGAGCAGGAGGTTTTGAGAGTTCATTACCGTGCTGCAAGAACACTAGCCAATCAGACGCTTCCATTCAGTGCCTGCACAGTCCTATTGGATGCCGAAGTATACAACATGCCCCAGGACATCCAG ggtGACGATGGAAAGACCTCTGTTAGAGATCGGTTCAATGCGAGGCAGTTTATGTCTTGGCTTCAGGATGTAGATGACAAGTTTGAAAAGTTGAAG ACGTGTCTCTTGATGCGTCAGCAACATGAAGCAGCAGCTTTAAACGCCGTTCAGCGTCTGGAGTGGCAGCTAAAGCTTCAGGAACTGGATCCCGCCACTTACAAGTCTACCAGCATCTTTGAGATTTCCGAATTCTACATCCCCCTCGTAGAGGTCAACGACGATTTCGACTTGACACCGATATGA